A region of Moorena producens PAL-8-15-08-1 DNA encodes the following proteins:
- a CDS encoding SpvB/TcaC N-terminal domain-containing protein, translated as MENSKITTTQLSLPKGGGAIQGIGETFQANEFTGTAGLSIPIPTTPCRGFEPQLSVQYSSGSGNGLFGLGFALAIPNISRKTSKGLPKYDGTDTFILSNADDLVPVGNRTQGSYDITSYQPRTEGLFAKIEQWCDRTTGASYWQVISKDNITSRYGKTAQARISDPENENHVFEWLLEESFDAKGNYIIYRYKPENTQGVTSSIYETNRTQTANKYLEKIQYGNDQPLQPGDDLSSVEWHFEVIFDYGEYNIDPTNTTPYEPVREWKNRLDPFSTYHAGFEIRTHRLCRHVLMFHRFAELDSEPVLVHATGFHYREDANITFLTAAEAIGYRYENPGYQTKSLPPLEFQYTPFQPEGHNFEPFLGEDSQFLPGLISSEYQILDLYGEGIPGVLYNDGTTTLYWEPAANGEETQAVRYNPPQQPQSLPIAYGKTDNQQLIDLTGNGRLDLVVSSPNVSGYYEVKSDRTWQGFQTFPAFANEFLEPDSQLTDITGDGLLDLLRLESDRIKVYPGKGKAGFGPAIIQQPENDLPNQKKGDRTEALRFADIFGTGRQHLVRIKSGLVECWPSLGYGKFGKKVTLGNAPSFGIDFDISRLFLLDIDGSGTADILYVKSDRVEIWFNQSGNSFRETPLTIYLPSNWNNLDQISFADVYGNGTTCLIFSEETPRPRHWCYDFCQRTKPHLLNETDNNLGATTRITYGTSTKYYLEDKQNGQPWITNLPFPVQVIEKVESWDAISQTKLVSSYSYHHGYYDGVEREFFGFGMIERLDAETLSSHAQPYDVPPVLSKTWYHTGAWQGEESLSKQYEPEYFQGDPAAHQFPDSVFDANGQEPDSETWREAHRALKGMVLREELYGKDDSAQQANPYSVTQSNYRVKLIQPKGENKYGIYFVHPQESLTYDYERNPADPRMGHEFVLEVDQYGNVLGACAVAYGRRPGSQDQLLEQFSLKITYSADSFINQTQDFYLLGVPQDNRSYEIKNLSLPSGQQYFAFADVKDHLEEVTDSPETPLLSWQRHYYWNPESEEEEFFPLGQVGPQALPYRREIAEFSPEQVEAAFEGALTKDKLDQLLENQGSYVLANNYWWNQGSTQAYNPGDQFYLPQATTDPFGNGTRYEYDGYNLLGVKVTDALNNETLVQAIDYQTLQPQRIRDINHNISEVLFDPLGMVTVTSHYGTEPTPNPSQEGNVGFMKLEDYQQQEPPTTEEVIANPRTYLQRAASYFHYDLFSWKNNQIPVHAVNLVAEDYQTDARVQTHITYSDGLGREVQSKMKVEPGEAFVVNPDGSIGTEITSDRWLASNRKVYNNKGNPVKEYEPYYIKGYDYVDNEELNQFGVSPTLFYDPLQRLIRVDTPKGFFTKVEFTPWQEQHYDENDTVKDSDYYRENIDNPDLEEAERQALQKAAVFYDTPNEVILDNLGRTVQEIENNKTASDGEVTRLTTHYERDITGNQLSSADPRLSAASIKNFQMTYSLTDEVLKTIGVDGGTHWQLNNVLGNPIYSQDSRNFEVRTEYDQLQRPVQVHVQGGDGATQLDQVVERLVYGESKDDAENLNLRGQVYQHYDQAGLLQVDEYNILGSPLTTNRQLREEYKEEANWNSIDSSDLQPTIYQTQYQYDALGRVTEQTDADNNVYQPIYHESGRLNQIQVEHQGGATSTYVKSIDYDPKGQRTQIVYGNGVTTDYEYEPTTFRLTRILTNRGATLAAAGQPARRERRAAPHWLCRLLPQFLRQALGRMWPWGGSGFTGSNLRSVEPAKLQDLNYTYDPVGNITQIADNAWDTVFNKNQQVEPVSEYTYDSLYRLIEATGREHQALSRQQEQYKDIPEVGFVQLQNLNNGQAVENYIRRYSYDPAGNLYQIAHQGTTPRTRNLTVSETSNRAVDSELLEGNRDIDQFFDANGNQIQMSGLPQVQWNYRDNIAHVTIIDRDDSNNDAEYYVYDSSGTRVRKVTEWYGSGGTMTHIEEVIYLGGLEIRLSRQGETVTEERHCLRVMDDTTCVAIRNQWTQGEPPEGVINPQVRYQLDNHLGSTTMEVDGEGQRISYEEYFPYGGTAFVTGSNAAEVKLKHYRYSGKERDGSTGLYYYGARYYAPWLGRWMSCDPAGTVDGLNLYAMVSNNPIRYVDAMGTDKRNPEEIKSLLKEYKGYLKASNEELTKLERQLTSLTTPEGRGKAIGKRTGVLGAKLGATAGSAALGAVAGAAIGTAAGPVVGTLAGAAIGGAVGFVGEKAINVIADRDTFQAYGLKPIVSEHIGNIKYANSNLLARKAKIAWDNKKELAKNTGLEKAAGKAIEQTVGGTLNVGAVREFGVSLQGLATGINDTKIDKIESLLSSIENDILLNNKYKVDDKDLESMGWQSYKIMHLKQKTNNIKADVENQISDIRGLLNNPDIKNSLLQIHGETQWFTPDTSSDESSQADSLDLDLNHQPAQQFRNNNRFVFETSV; from the coding sequence ATGGAAAATAGCAAAATAACCACAACTCAACTGTCTTTACCTAAAGGCGGGGGAGCGATTCAGGGCATTGGAGAAACGTTTCAGGCTAACGAATTTACGGGCACGGCTGGCCTATCGATTCCGATTCCGACAACTCCTTGCCGGGGTTTTGAACCGCAGTTGAGTGTTCAGTATAGTTCTGGTTCGGGAAACGGGCTTTTTGGTTTGGGGTTTGCTCTAGCTATTCCTAATATTTCCCGCAAAACCTCGAAAGGACTGCCCAAATACGATGGCACTGATACCTTTATCCTCTCCAATGCTGATGACTTGGTACCAGTAGGTAACCGAACTCAAGGCAGTTACGACATTACTAGCTACCAGCCTCGCACTGAAGGGTTATTTGCCAAAATTGAACAGTGGTGCGATCGCACTACAGGAGCATCCTATTGGCAGGTAATAAGTAAGGATAACATCACCAGTAGATATGGCAAAACGGCTCAAGCCAGAATATCTGACCCGGAAAACGAAAATCATGTCTTTGAATGGTTGCTAGAAGAAAGCTTTGATGCTAAAGGAAATTACATTATCTATCGCTACAAACCAGAAAATACCCAAGGGGTAACCAGCAGCATTTATGAAACTAACCGGACGCAGACAGCCAACAAATATCTAGAGAAAATCCAGTATGGCAACGACCAACCGCTGCAACCAGGAGATGACCTGAGCAGTGTTGAGTGGCACTTTGAAGTAATCTTTGACTACGGCGAGTACAATATCGACCCAACCAATACGACACCTTACGAACCAGTTAGAGAATGGAAAAATAGACTAGACCCCTTCTCTACCTACCATGCGGGGTTTGAAATTCGCACCCATCGACTATGCCGCCACGTTTTAATGTTCCACCGCTTTGCCGAATTGGACAGTGAACCGGTACTAGTCCACGCCACGGGCTTCCATTATCGAGAAGATGCTAATATTACTTTTTTAACGGCTGCTGAAGCGATTGGGTATCGCTACGAAAACCCTGGGTATCAAACCAAGAGTTTGCCCCCTCTGGAGTTTCAATATACTCCATTCCAGCCCGAGGGACATAACTTTGAACCGTTCCTAGGAGAGGACAGTCAGTTTTTGCCCGGTTTGATTTCTTCAGAGTATCAAATCCTGGATTTATACGGGGAAGGCATTCCGGGAGTTTTGTACAACGACGGCACCACAACGCTGTACTGGGAACCCGCAGCGAACGGTGAGGAAACTCAAGCAGTAAGATATAACCCTCCTCAACAACCTCAATCCTTGCCCATCGCTTATGGGAAAACAGATAACCAACAGTTAATCGATCTAACGGGAAACGGTCGATTAGATTTAGTGGTCAGTAGTCCCAATGTTTCAGGATACTACGAAGTAAAAAGCGATCGCACTTGGCAGGGTTTTCAAACCTTTCCTGCCTTTGCCAACGAATTTCTCGAACCTGACAGTCAATTAACCGATATTACTGGGGATGGGTTGTTGGACCTGTTACGCCTCGAAAGCGATCGCATAAAAGTTTATCCAGGGAAAGGGAAAGCAGGTTTTGGTCCAGCCATCATACAGCAGCCGGAAAATGACTTGCCTAATCAGAAAAAAGGCGATCGCACCGAAGCCTTGCGGTTTGCGGATATTTTTGGCACCGGTAGGCAGCATTTAGTCAGAATCAAGAGTGGTTTGGTAGAATGCTGGCCTTCCTTGGGCTACGGCAAGTTTGGCAAAAAAGTGACCTTGGGCAATGCACCAAGCTTTGGCATAGACTTCGATATCTCCCGGTTGTTTTTATTAGATATCGATGGTTCCGGCACAGCGGATATATTGTATGTAAAGAGCGATCGCGTCGAGATTTGGTTCAACCAAAGCGGTAACTCCTTCAGGGAAACCCCTCTGACCATCTATCTGCCCAGCAATTGGAATAATTTAGACCAGATTAGCTTTGCAGATGTTTACGGCAACGGCACAACTTGTTTAATCTTCAGCGAAGAAACCCCCAGACCGCGCCATTGGTGTTACGACTTTTGCCAAAGGACAAAACCCCACCTGTTGAACGAAACAGACAACAATCTCGGAGCCACCACTCGCATTACCTACGGCACTTCCACCAAATATTATCTCGAAGACAAGCAAAACGGTCAACCGTGGATAACCAACCTGCCATTTCCCGTACAGGTCATTGAAAAAGTAGAAAGCTGGGATGCCATCTCCCAGACCAAGTTAGTCAGTTCCTACAGCTACCATCACGGTTACTACGACGGGGTAGAACGGGAATTCTTTGGGTTTGGCATGATAGAACGTCTAGATGCTGAAACCCTATCCAGCCATGCCCAACCCTACGATGTCCCGCCAGTCTTGAGCAAGACTTGGTATCATACCGGAGCCTGGCAAGGAGAAGAGTCTCTCTCGAAGCAATACGAACCGGAATATTTCCAGGGAGATCCGGCAGCACATCAATTTCCCGATAGCGTTTTTGATGCTAATGGCCAAGAACCGGACAGCGAAACGTGGCGAGAAGCCCATCGAGCCTTAAAAGGGATGGTGTTGCGTGAGGAACTTTACGGAAAAGACGACTCCGCCCAACAAGCCAATCCCTACAGCGTCACCCAGAGCAACTACAGGGTTAAACTGATCCAACCCAAAGGGGAAAACAAATATGGTATCTACTTTGTCCATCCCCAAGAAAGTCTGACTTATGATTACGAACGGAACCCAGCGGATCCCCGTATGGGTCACGAGTTTGTCCTGGAAGTCGATCAGTATGGCAACGTTCTAGGTGCTTGTGCCGTAGCCTACGGACGGCGGCCTGGAAGCCAAGACCAACTGCTCGAACAATTCAGCTTAAAAATAACTTACTCGGCAGACAGTTTTATTAATCAAACCCAGGACTTTTATCTGCTGGGGGTTCCTCAAGACAATCGCAGTTATGAAATCAAGAATCTTTCATTACCTAGCGGTCAGCAATACTTCGCTTTTGCAGATGTCAAAGACCACCTAGAGGAAGTTACCGACAGCCCCGAAACCCCCCTACTGAGCTGGCAGCGCCACTATTATTGGAATCCCGAAAGCGAAGAGGAAGAGTTTTTCCCCCTCGGTCAAGTCGGTCCCCAAGCCTTGCCCTATCGCAGGGAAATAGCGGAATTTTCTCCAGAACAAGTGGAAGCGGCATTTGAGGGGGCTTTGACTAAAGATAAATTGGACCAATTGCTGGAAAATCAGGGCAGCTATGTCCTGGCAAACAATTACTGGTGGAATCAGGGTTCGACTCAAGCTTACAACCCTGGCGACCAGTTCTATTTGCCCCAAGCAACAACGGATCCTTTCGGCAATGGGACCCGCTACGAATACGATGGTTATAACCTGCTAGGGGTTAAAGTCACTGATGCGCTGAATAACGAAACCTTGGTGCAGGCCATAGATTACCAAACCCTGCAACCGCAAAGAATACGGGATATCAATCACAACATTTCCGAAGTGCTGTTCGACCCCTTGGGGATGGTAACAGTCACCTCCCATTACGGAACGGAACCCACCCCTAACCCCTCCCAGGAGGGGAATGTCGGGTTTATGAAGCTGGAGGATTACCAGCAGCAGGAGCCACCGACTACAGAGGAGGTTATTGCCAATCCCCGCACTTATTTACAGAGGGCGGCGAGTTATTTCCACTACGACCTGTTCTCTTGGAAAAATAACCAAATTCCCGTCCATGCCGTTAATTTAGTCGCGGAAGATTACCAGACCGATGCCCGGGTGCAAACTCACATCACCTACAGCGACGGGTTGGGACGGGAAGTGCAAAGCAAGATGAAAGTCGAACCAGGGGAGGCATTTGTTGTCAATCCCGATGGCAGTATCGGTACCGAGATAACGAGCGATCGCTGGCTGGCTTCCAACCGCAAGGTCTACAACAACAAAGGCAATCCCGTTAAAGAATACGAGCCTTATTACATCAAAGGCTATGACTATGTCGATAACGAAGAACTCAATCAGTTCGGTGTTTCTCCCACCCTATTCTACGACCCCCTGCAACGGTTAATTCGGGTGGATACGCCTAAGGGATTTTTCACCAAAGTGGAGTTTACCCCTTGGCAGGAACAGCACTATGACGAAAACGATACTGTTAAAGATTCCGATTACTATCGGGAAAATATCGATAATCCAGACCTGGAGGAAGCCGAACGTCAAGCCTTGCAAAAGGCAGCAGTCTTCTACGATACGCCCAATGAAGTAATCCTGGACAACTTGGGCAGAACGGTTCAAGAGATTGAAAACAATAAGACGGCTTCAGATGGAGAAGTTACTCGGCTGACAACCCATTACGAAAGGGATATTACAGGCAATCAGCTATCCAGTGCGGATCCCCGCTTGTCGGCTGCCAGTATCAAGAATTTCCAAATGACCTACAGCTTAACTGACGAGGTTCTCAAGACCATTGGTGTCGATGGGGGGACTCACTGGCAATTGAACAACGTTCTGGGCAATCCCATTTATAGCCAAGATTCCCGTAACTTCGAGGTGCGCACCGAATACGACCAGTTGCAGCGTCCTGTACAAGTGCATGTCCAAGGTGGGGATGGTGCGACTCAGCTTGACCAGGTAGTAGAACGCTTGGTGTATGGGGAAAGTAAAGATGATGCGGAAAATCTCAATCTACGCGGTCAAGTTTACCAGCACTACGACCAAGCCGGGTTATTGCAGGTCGATGAATACAATATCCTGGGTTCGCCTCTGACAACTAATCGACAATTGAGGGAGGAGTACAAGGAAGAAGCGAACTGGAACAGTATTGACTCCAGTGATTTGCAACCGACTATCTACCAGACCCAATATCAATACGATGCTCTGGGTCGCGTTACGGAACAAACCGATGCGGACAATAACGTTTATCAACCAATTTACCATGAATCGGGTCGGTTGAATCAAATTCAGGTGGAGCATCAGGGAGGGGCAACTTCGACTTATGTGAAGAGCATCGACTACGACCCTAAAGGACAGCGCACCCAGATTGTTTATGGCAATGGGGTAACCACTGATTATGAGTATGAACCCACTACCTTCCGCCTGACCCGGATTTTGACCAACCGGGGAGCTACCTTAGCAGCAGCGGGACAACCAGCGCGACGGGAACGGAGGGCTGCCCCTCACTGGTTGTGTCGGTTGCTGCCACAGTTTTTGCGCCAGGCTTTGGGGCGGATGTGGCCTTGGGGTGGGTCAGGGTTCACGGGCAGTAATTTGCGCTCTGTTGAGCCTGCCAAGTTACAAGACCTCAACTATACCTACGATCCCGTGGGCAATATCACCCAAATTGCCGATAACGCTTGGGATACAGTCTTTAACAAGAATCAACAAGTTGAGCCAGTGTCTGAGTACACCTACGATTCCCTCTATCGTTTAATCGAAGCGACTGGACGGGAACATCAGGCTTTATCCCGACAGCAGGAACAGTATAAGGATATTCCGGAAGTGGGATTTGTACAGTTACAGAATTTGAACAATGGCCAAGCAGTGGAAAACTACATCCGTCGCTATAGCTACGACCCAGCGGGCAACTTATACCAGATCGCCCACCAAGGCACAACCCCCCGCACTCGTAATTTAACGGTTTCGGAAACGTCCAACCGGGCGGTAGATAGTGAACTGCTAGAGGGAAACAGGGATATTGATCAGTTTTTCGATGCTAATGGCAACCAAATTCAAATGTCGGGTTTGCCACAAGTGCAGTGGAACTATCGGGATAATATTGCCCATGTCACGATTATTGACAGAGACGATAGTAATAACGACGCGGAATATTATGTCTACGACAGCAGTGGCACAAGGGTGCGCAAGGTCACGGAATGGTATGGCTCTGGAGGAACTATGACCCACATTGAGGAAGTGATTTACCTCGGTGGGTTGGAAATTCGGCTTTCTCGACAGGGGGAAACTGTAACCGAGGAACGCCATTGCTTGCGGGTGATGGATGATACCACCTGTGTTGCCATTCGCAACCAATGGACACAGGGAGAACCCCCTGAAGGGGTAATCAATCCTCAAGTGCGCTACCAACTTGATAACCATTTAGGTTCCACCACCATGGAGGTAGATGGGGAGGGGCAACGGATTAGTTATGAAGAGTATTTCCCTTATGGGGGGACCGCATTTGTGACCGGGTCAAATGCAGCAGAGGTGAAGTTGAAACATTATCGCTATTCGGGTAAGGAACGGGATGGGAGTACGGGGTTGTATTACTATGGTGCGCGGTATTATGCCCCTTGGTTGGGTCGCTGGATGAGTTGCGATCCGGCGGGGACGGTTGATGGGTTGAATTTGTATGCAATGGTGAGCAATAACCCGATTCGTTACGTTGATGCTATGGGAACAGATAAGCGAAATCCTGAAGAAATCAAAAGCCTACTTAAGGAATATAAAGGATACTTAAAAGCCTCTAATGAAGAGCTGACGAAACTTGAACGACAGTTAACTTCTTTAACGACACCCGAAGGTCGTGGAAAGGCCATAGGAAAGCGCACAGGGGTTTTGGGTGCTAAATTGGGTGCTACTGCGGGTAGTGCTGCATTGGGAGCTGTTGCTGGGGCCGCTATTGGCACCGCTGCTGGTCCAGTTGTCGGAACTTTAGCTGGTGCAGCCATAGGTGGAGCAGTTGGATTTGTAGGTGAAAAAGCAATAAATGTGATCGCTGATAGGGATACATTTCAAGCTTATGGTTTAAAACCCATTGTTAGCGAACATATAGGAAATATTAAATATGCTAATAGCAATCTTTTGGCTCGTAAGGCGAAAATAGCTTGGGACAATAAAAAAGAACTAGCTAAGAATACCGGGTTGGAGAAGGCTGCTGGAAAGGCGATCGAACAAACTGTAGGAGGAACATTAAACGTTGGTGCTGTTCGAGAGTTTGGAGTGTCTTTACAAGGATTAGCTACCGGTATTAATGATACTAAAATAGATAAAATTGAATCCCTATTAAGTTCGATCGAAAACGATATATTATTAAATAATAAATATAAAGTTGATGACAAAGATTTAGAATCAATGGGTTGGCAAAGCTACAAAATTATGCATTTAAAACAAAAAACAAATAATATAAAAGCCGATGTGGAAAATCAAATCTCTGATATTCGCGGACTGCTAAATAATCCAGATATTAAGAATAGTTTATTACAAATTCATGGTGAAACACAATGGTTTACACCTGATACCAGCTCGGATGAGAGTAGCCAAGCTGATAGTTTGGATCTGGATTTAAATCATCAGCCAGCTCAACAGTTCCGAAATAATAATAGGTTTGTTTTCGAGACGTCAGTGTGA
- a CDS encoding pentapeptide repeat-containing protein: MKYAKYFLHLAAFLLALTILVLPLPAQAQSAATINANFENKDLSGQDKSGQDLSYKVFSNVNFQSANLSNAKFIGADITKVDFTNANLHGANFSDAFINVCNFKGADLTDAVFEYAFISKSKFNGADITGVDFEEAILVRGSNFGL, from the coding sequence ATGAAGTACGCTAAGTACTTTCTACACCTGGCAGCCTTTCTACTAGCACTAACTATTCTAGTGTTGCCTCTGCCAGCCCAAGCCCAAAGCGCTGCCACCATTAACGCTAACTTTGAAAACAAGGATCTAAGCGGTCAGGATAAATCCGGTCAAGACTTGAGTTACAAGGTTTTTAGCAATGTCAATTTCCAGTCAGCCAACTTGAGCAACGCTAAGTTTATAGGTGCGGATATTACCAAAGTTGATTTCACGAATGCTAATCTACATGGAGCCAATTTTAGCGATGCATTCATTAATGTATGTAACTTCAAGGGAGCAGACTTAACCGATGCAGTCTTTGAATATGCATTCATTTCGAAATCTAAATTTAATGGTGCAGATATTACTGGCGTTGACTTCGAGGAAGCAATTTTGGTTCGAGGAAGCAATTTTGGATTATAA
- a CDS encoding transposase, producing MSPRNAIIKQADRVTIHKWKLEEFKGEAYHVHLIVNFSSNNNLSDLISSLKSASSRIFMVSIQLSTISD from the coding sequence ATGAGTCCTAGAAACGCTATAATAAAACAGGCAGATAGAGTGACAATACATAAATGGAAGCTAGAGGAATTCAAGGGTGAAGCATATCATGTTCACTTGATAGTAAATTTTTCTTCCAACAATAACTTATCTGACTTGATTTCATCCTTGAAATCAGCTAGTAGCAGGATTTTTATGGTAAGCATTCAGCTATCAACTATCAGCGATTAG
- a CDS encoding transaldolase family protein, whose protein sequence is MLELYLDSADVEQIARFHSCLPIKGITTNPSILAQANIGVNQLLKDVNTILGNEARFHLQVISQSVDEIIVEAEKITALPYDIVVKIPTTEIGLVAIKKLHQKQIPLLATAIYTVQQGFLAALAGADYLAPYVNRIDVFGGNGVTVVEQLQQLIQQQQLSCCLLPASFKNPRQVLEVLQAGVGAITLPVGIMGQMVSHPAIPLAVEQFNTDWQQVFGDKLAFET, encoded by the coding sequence ATGTTAGAACTATATTTAGATAGTGCCGATGTTGAACAGATAGCACGTTTTCACTCTTGCTTACCGATTAAAGGAATAACCACCAACCCCAGTATTTTGGCTCAAGCCAACATCGGTGTTAATCAACTACTTAAAGACGTAAATACTATACTAGGAAATGAGGCACGTTTTCACCTTCAAGTTATCAGTCAATCTGTAGATGAAATTATCGTTGAAGCTGAGAAAATAACAGCGTTACCCTATGATATTGTGGTTAAAATTCCGACCACGGAAATAGGTCTGGTGGCAATAAAAAAGTTACATCAGAAGCAGATACCTCTATTAGCTACGGCAATTTATACAGTTCAACAAGGTTTTTTAGCTGCACTAGCAGGTGCAGATTATTTAGCTCCTTATGTAAATCGAATTGATGTTTTTGGGGGCAATGGTGTCACAGTTGTGGAGCAACTTCAACAACTTATCCAACAACAACAGCTAAGTTGTTGTTTATTACCTGCTAGTTTTAAAAATCCCCGTCAAGTTTTAGAGGTATTACAAGCAGGGGTTGGTGCGATTACTTTGCCTGTAGGTATAATGGGACAAATGGTTTCACATCCAGCTATACCTTTGGCAGTTGAACAATTTAATACTGATTGGCAACAAGTCTTTGGTGATAAATTAGCTTTTGAAACTTAA
- a CDS encoding nuclear transport factor 2 family protein, with product MTTPAHNLIQSIYEAINRRDVNAAMEWIDDQCIYEDLNFSQPFKGKEAVRQLLEESCQGIPDQLKFVIDDITTGDPLAVGILWHVELDGIPFPNGRGVSFYRCSEVTGKLVLARDLVEPPIKPGKAAFFIIRLVSPLIRTLLKNRQDESTREISPLGQGIPKNQPFLALVFGLIAIAYIYILLLSPPGQLIPGEPAWAIQPETIEEIVNESLNFFFILPLLNLVGINYLEAPVVHPTLEALFNFAEAWIFMFLPLLLVDRRTTHLPKILIWSLAMFGTNAVLTPYMALRYNTPIPPVKEETNKGLLARVFGWTGMIVGIIALVWGVMGRPEFGDLVERMNYFGEQLMTKRLTLAFCVDLVLFSVFQALLLGAVKSRMGWFRFIPFWGLALWLIL from the coding sequence ATGACCACACCTGCCCATAATCTGATCCAGTCCATCTATGAAGCCATCAATCGTAGGGATGTTAACGCTGCGATGGAGTGGATAGACGACCAGTGTATTTACGAGGATCTCAACTTTTCCCAACCATTCAAAGGAAAGGAAGCTGTCAGACAACTTCTGGAAGAATCCTGTCAAGGTATCCCGGATCAGTTAAAATTTGTAATTGACGATATCACCACAGGGGATCCCCTGGCAGTAGGAATACTATGGCACGTTGAATTAGACGGCATTCCCTTTCCTAACGGACGAGGTGTTAGCTTTTATCGTTGTTCTGAGGTAACTGGCAAGTTAGTTTTAGCCCGTGATCTGGTTGAACCCCCCATAAAACCAGGGAAGGCGGCATTCTTTATCATCCGACTGGTATCTCCGCTGATACGGACACTGCTGAAAAATCGGCAAGATGAAAGTACCAGGGAAATCTCTCCCTTAGGCCAAGGGATTCCAAAAAATCAACCCTTTCTTGCTCTAGTATTTGGGTTAATAGCGATCGCCTATATTTACATTCTGTTGCTATCTCCACCAGGGCAACTTATTCCAGGGGAACCCGCTTGGGCCATTCAACCAGAAACTATAGAGGAAATAGTAAATGAATCTCTGAATTTTTTCTTTATTTTACCCCTTTTGAACCTAGTAGGCATTAATTATTTAGAAGCACCAGTGGTTCATCCTACCTTAGAAGCACTCTTCAACTTTGCCGAAGCTTGGATATTTATGTTTTTACCTCTACTCCTGGTCGATAGAAGGACAACTCATCTCCCCAAGATTCTCATTTGGAGTCTGGCGATGTTCGGAACCAATGCTGTTCTTACCCCTTATATGGCACTGCGCTATAATACACCAATTCCGCCAGTAAAGGAGGAAACGAACAAGGGACTATTAGCTCGTGTATTTGGTTGGACAGGAATGATAGTGGGGATAATTGCCTTAGTTTGGGGGGTGATGGGACGACCAGAGTTTGGAGATTTGGTCGAGAGAATGAACTATTTTGGCGAGCAATTGATGACGAAGCGACTCACATTAGCTTTCTGTGTAGATTTAGTACTTTTTTCAGTTTTTCAGGCTTTACTTTTGGGGGCAGTTAAAAGTAGAATGGGCTGGTTTCGATTTATTCCTTTCTGGGGACTTGCGCTATGGCTAATTCTATAG
- a CDS encoding SAM-dependent methyltransferase: protein MTSSLPGNPQPEQFVPFTARLMAAIRTKETKRSDRLFNDPFAAQLAGEEAFTVLEQKLKVEDQAYVAVRTRLFDDFLLSASAKAHQVVILASGMDTRAYRLSWSSVTKIYELDQPQVLKTKATILQEVVPNCQHCAISADLTQPWSHLLLTKGYQPELPSVWLLEGLLMYLSEPEVHQLLETISQLTATDSYLALDLVNVKGIEYEPYKGYFRSGFDYPEELLAQYDWEAEVIQPGDEGANFDRFIEPLPPRDVPDVARVFLVKAKKQ, encoded by the coding sequence ATGACATCATCACTACCAGGAAACCCTCAGCCAGAACAATTTGTCCCTTTTACTGCTCGTTTAATGGCAGCAATAAGAACAAAAGAAACAAAAAGATCAGATCGTCTGTTTAATGACCCTTTTGCTGCTCAGTTAGCTGGAGAAGAAGCATTTACTGTTTTAGAGCAAAAGTTAAAGGTAGAAGATCAGGCTTATGTAGCAGTCCGAACCCGTTTATTTGATGATTTTCTTCTTTCAGCCTCTGCCAAAGCGCATCAAGTGGTTATTCTAGCTTCGGGTATGGATACCCGAGCTTATCGTCTTTCTTGGTCATCTGTCACTAAAATCTACGAACTAGACCAACCGCAGGTTCTCAAAACTAAGGCAACCATTCTCCAAGAGGTTGTTCCCAACTGTCAACACTGTGCTATTTCCGCAGATTTAACTCAACCTTGGTCACATCTCTTGTTGACGAAAGGATATCAGCCTGAATTGCCTTCAGTCTGGTTATTAGAAGGACTGTTGATGTACTTGAGCGAGCCGGAAGTACATCAGTTACTGGAAACAATTTCCCAGTTAACGGCTACTGATAGTTATTTAGCTTTGGATTTAGTTAATGTTAAAGGCATAGAATACGAACCCTACAAAGGTTATTTCCGTTCCGGTTTCGATTACCCAGAAGAACTGTTAGCTCAATATGACTGGGAAGCAGAAGTTATTCAACCTGGAGATGAGGGGGCGAATTTTGATCGCTTCATAGAGCCGTTACCCCCTCGTGATGTTCCTGATGTAGCAAGAGTATTTCTGGTGAAAGCTAAAAAACAGTAA